The Elaeis guineensis isolate ETL-2024a chromosome 3, EG11, whole genome shotgun sequence region aactcgatccatccgacagataaacagtaccctcactgttctctagagagtcaaattactcttctctacaacatacatgataagtacatacagaatctaaaatttactgttcggaagaagtagatacctcgtcagatatctctaagaCATCTCCCTCTGAATTGCTACTGACCGTCGCTACAGTAGCCCTCGttcgatccctgagttgagagcaatctctggctagatattCCAACTCATTACATCGGtaatatctgatcttgctcaagttcttcctagacttggaccgtccTCGTCGTGATTTGCTGTCGCTCTGTCTATTGCCTTCTACTCCTTtagaaaccatcaaagctgagctgccaccacctaagctcgaagctggattctccctcctgagaatctcattctggagaatcgttgcgatgacctcgtccatcttgatggtgctctttcccactagaagagcagtcaccaagtaCTCATACGAAGGTGAAAGCAATGCTAGCAAAACTAGTGCCCTGATCTTCTCTTCaatattctcaccaatgctgagaagatcggtgaggatcttttgaaaatggttgagatgctcctgcacgctctgtccctcagtcatccgtagttggtagaactacctccataggaaaagagtgttggtaagAGATTttatcatgtacaactcctcgaacttcgaccacagcaccatcgagaAAATCTCATCGAGCACATAGATCACTACCTCATCCGCtagatacatgcggatggtactcaccaccgcATCTGTAGCCGTCTCCAATCCTACATCttcatggtggtcggtttctccttgcacaagagagcatcgatcaacccttgctggataaGTACATTCTTCATCCTtacctgccataaggagaaattactctttccatcaaacttattgatctctattttgattgatcctgtcttctccatcttcagtcttgctcactacTATTGCAATCTACATTTTTGTACCatcttgctctaataccacttgttagtggatgtctggccaggataccaccttCTAGGATCTTTCCGATATCGCACGTTGCagcgaaaaaaagaagaaataaaataaaaaataatcaaatacatggatcagccaaaaaaagcttgcctccatggggcatgtaaacttcactatgagaaaaaaaaatattacaagataagatctcaccctcaatcttCGTACACTCAATCTCtccctcacaggaagttctccctcacaaaagctttctctctaggaagacccccctgaacccctaaaaCGATCGCTGTCTGCTGTTCAGGAGCCTCTCTGCTCCTTTCGGTGCCACGTAGCCTCTCTGTTCTCTGAATTTTCCACTTGATGAAACCGCGCCACGCCCATAGCCCTTCTGTTGCAGTTCAAAGCCTTTTAAAAGGCTTTAAACCGacttagattaggattaggacTCCTAACAATGCCAAGAGAACCTCCTTGGACTGTTGGATCACGACCGCAAACTCTCCAGACCGTCTGATCATGCATCAATCCACGATATAGCCCGTAGATTACGAGAATCGTGCGTGAAATGCCATTCAGTCCACGGTGGATCACGAGAAACCGAGGGGAAACAGTCTCGCGATCCATAGATCCCTCTATGCACCACCTGGTCCACCATAGATCGGGATATTCGGGCTCTGAACCCGCGTAGGCGCGCACGTGGGCCTGGGCTGCGCCCGCGCAtgcgcgcctgggcctgggccacgccCTACACGCCCGGGCCACATGCTGCTGTGCACTGCCGCACCTAGGTCGCGCACCGCTGCACATGGCTGCGCTACTACCGGTGGTCCTCTGCCGGCTCGGATTTCGTACCAATTTCAATCGGACGTATCTCGACCATCCGAActtcgtttgaggtgatcttgagctcgttggactccatttttcatcacggacctcactgtgggctcaatatggatcgaatcttgagacatcaaatcctaatagGCTTCTACTACCAAAGTTAATCAAGTTCAGGCCCAACTTCGAACTCCATAAGTTGAGGCAAAGCTACTTGCAACAACAAAGAAGGCTGCTCAGACTGAAGAGAAGGCTGCTCGGCCCATTGCAAATTTAATGGGGCCAAAGAGTTTCATGAGGTGATGCAAAAGGTCGGCATTGACTCATTTGATTCGGCAAAAGTTCGGTGATGTGTTGCAGGGCCTAGGTCATAGAACTGAGGCAGCGGGGTTTTAGACGTTGAAGAGGTTTCCCAGGAACGAGACGAGGGAGTTATGGGGAGAGGAGCTTGCTTGGTGGCAACGCAGATGCTTCTCATGTGGGTGTACGGGATACATGATTAGAGTTATGAAGGTGAACAGCCATACGTGCATTTGGGTTAGAGTTTTGGATAATGGGGTGGCTGGCCTGTAGATTCTTAGTGGTAGGGTATGGTGCATTGTGTCGGAAGAGGTTGGGTAGTGGGTGGCCTGTAGATTCTGGCGGTGTTCTTTGGCTTAACCTCCAGATCTGAGTCTTCCTTGTCGGTGTTTGGTAATGGAGAGATGGAGTAAGAAGGTGTGAGTTAGGGAGCAGCTTCCTCTTCTCTGTTTTGGGAATCCCAGGGAAAGGGTTACAAAGACAtggttctccttctccttcttctttttcatacCAGTCTAATGTGCGTGCAATCCAAATGATTGAAGTACAAATATCATGCAGTGCTCTTGGACAGTCGTCGTCTTGACACCAGATTTAATCTCTACCATGTGACACTAAAAATCAGATGGCATCGAGCTCCATCTGTTTGTCATCCTGATTTTACACAATTTTTCCATATTATTGACTAAATTGCTACACTCTCAACTAGCACCCTaaaagttaaaaatatatttttcctaATAATAAGTTTTTATTGAAAGTTTTAGATTTTTGTCACACTTTTCTATCCGCTCATGAAACTACTTACACCAACATggcatgatatattatattatggaaTCCTGAATTCAAAACAGTGTCTTAATGCAATTGAAAAGCTACGGCTAAACCATACTAACATAGTGATTAATTAATTGCACAGCAAATATATAAAAGATACCATgtttaaatcattgcaaaattGAAGCAAAATTGTTTTAGTATATAGCGAATATGAAACACCAAGTAACAGCCTTGCAAGGGAAATATGATCCATTTGGATGATGTTGCGCATGGGAGTAGAGAAAAACGTTTAAGCCAAAATATTTATTACAACAAACGTGATGTCAAGTGCAAAGACAACTTCATCTCCATACTCTGGCATCATGAAAGGATCCCACTATCAATATGCACCTGAAGGGAACAAAGAAAACATTTAGAGGATTCCGGCATCAATCTGGAATTTATACAAGTCCAGAGAAAAGTTCTTCATTAGAAAATACTTGAAACACAGCACCATTTGAAAGAATGCAAGCAAAACTCATCTTTTTTAAGTTGAAACCTGAAAGGATATTATATTCGTAAGAAAGTCTCAAGCACGCCCAATGcatgtataagaaaaaaaattatagtataaattttaaattataatatttaaatttataaaaattaacgtAAAAGATGCATGATTACTATTTTTCCTTATTTCTTTGCAATATTTTTGCACTTttgtatattttaatattttctatattactattttttttaatttgcttaTCAACCTAGTGATATAAATTAGATGATGTGATCACCTGATTTGATATTGTAAAATCCCATCAAGTGATAAATTCGATGATAGCATTACTGCATTGTGCAGTGATGCTATTATTATACATACCCTAAGTGATAGCACATGCATTACCGGATATTGGTGATGTACTAAAGTTATTTCGGGACAAAAATATCCCTAATCActaaatttgagagaaaaaaaaatactagtcGCACCCTTTTTATTTATCTACCAGAtgcctattttatttttattgaaaggTTTTGTTAAATATCATGAatgcattttatttatttatttattagatatttattttatttttatagacaGGTATGGTTAATTGGCATGGATGGATCATGCTAAACTCtttatgctttttttttcttcattttattttgATGGGCTAAATTATTCTTAACAGACTGCTTTGATATTAATGGTAAAAATTAACAAAGCCTAGCCAAGTtcgattatatataatattatcatcatatcattttaatagtctaatcaaaatatatatcaataataataataatgaagataaatattattattattattattactttatTACTGTTACTACTACATGTTTTTATAAGGATTTATGAATGAAGAATGTTTAATCAAGTTATAGAGTAATTATTACATACTAATGTGTAGggctatttatgatattttatatattatctcTATCATTATTTGGTGGTATATGAAACATAGTGAAGTTACGTTCCTAGTGATATTTTAGTAATATGTCAAATATAGTGATTACACATCATCCCAATGCTCACATCACTCCCATGATATACCAAACAACACCTTAGGAGTCTAATCTCTTTGGAAGTCAGATTAGAGAAATAGATGGAATCTAATTTGTTTGAGAGTTTTATAAAGTAGGCTAGGTCCAATTGGGAAATGAGAGAAGGGTGTCTACGGTAATTAATTGTGAAAAAGTTAGTgggcatatttttaaaaataaacaagcagaatattcttggtataaaaatttatgcgGAATTTAGCGAAACACTTCGTTCTAACAGTAAATTTCGAAGCCAAGGATATTTTATTTCCAAGGTAGACAAAAAGTGAAATTACATATTACCTGCATATTAGAGATAACAAATAGCACAAGGTtagtcaacaaaaaaaaaaaaaaaaagcgcaaGGTTGatcaaaaaagatattttaaCAAGCTAATAAGATATATCCTGATGATCATTGGATCTAAAAAAACAGAAAATGAATTATTGAATACTTTTTCCTTAGGATCCTGCTTGGATTACAATTTTTGAAACAAATGGTTTTTCCATATCTGTACAATCACATCATTTCTACTCAAATTATCAAATATATATGGATGCTAAAATAATCAGGATCTTTATCGCTTCCACAAAACGAATAGAAATGGCTATCATCATGGTTGACAAATTGGCCTTATAATTAAAAATAGGAGTCTTGTATCAGATTCATCTTCAAAATTAATTGCAGAAATAAAGTGGGAGAgggaataaaattttattgttcacAGTAATTTCACGGGCCACAAATTCAGCAATATGTTATTTCCAGGTGCCAACTAAAGCAAGTCAACCATACCTGAACAATCAGCTTCTTCTGGTAGCGGGTTAGCGGTtgatttattgctaataatttcaAAACTCTCAGAATGAAGGGGTAAGAAGGGATTGAGGGTTTCACTTCATCACAGAGAGAGAGCGAAGAATCGAGGCTTACCAAATGGTATCTATGGGTTCGGTGCAAGTTCTCACGGAGGTGGAATGGGTATTAGTGAGCTCGGATCATCAATAGAGCCATCCCGACAATCAGGACAATAACCTGCTTAAAATGTTAATAGAGGATTAAAATATACCCTTTCATTTATGAGAAAAGATGAAAAGCTAAACCCCTGGGCTCCTTTTAACAGTAAATAACAAAAAATGCCAAACATAAGCTTCATTAAATGTTAGAAAGCAAGAGAACTACTCTCGAGTGCACGGGTGGAATTGGCAGAAATCACTTTGGGATATTTTGTTGGTGAATCGGTCGTCGCAGAGCCATCTGCATGAAGTATTGAATTAGTAACAGGGAATGCATCGAACTGCCTGATCTTAACCATTTAAAATCACatgaaaaattgaataaatttggtTCCTATAGGCTAGGGATACAGGAAACGACATTTGCAAGTAACGGTTAGCTAGAAATTGACATAACAATATAAAGACACAATtataccaaatatatatatatatatataaagacacAATTAGCTATACGTCGGAGAGAGAACATACCAAAGCATCGGCGGAGGGGGTGGGGCCAGAGTTCGCACGCACCGGCAAGGGCCAGGGCTTGGGCTTCGTTTACTGCGACGGAGGAGTTGCCACCTCGAAGGACCGAACATAAGCACTTCGGGTAGGGGGATCTCATGATGGCGACCACGAGGCGACTGCAGCACGAAGCAGAAGGCTTTGAAGCCACCCCCATGATGAAGCTTCGGCACGGAGAGAGATTGGCGACATCACAGACTGAGAGATAGGAGGGCGAACTGCCAACCGACGCTattcggaggaggaggagcagaaCGAGGAAGGGGAGCAGGAAGGAGGACCGCCACATCGCTGTCCCAACGCTGCGGACGCTGCAGGGACGCGGCGAATGTGGCTCCTAAGTCCAATGCTAGCTTTTCTTTATACAAAAGCGGCATGGTGCGGCGCGTCGGAAGAACACTAGGGGAGCAGGGATCATATTCCCTTGTTCGTGTGCGAGCATATTGTTTCCTCAACTTTGTTTCGCATATCATCCGTGCCTTTGTTTTTTGCCCCGCCGCCCCACCACCCGCGCGCCCCGGCGCCCCCCCCCCCGTGTAGGCCCAttcattaatcaatttttttattaattaatttattcatattcttatatctatcaatcaaaaaaataatatttttattttattcctaATATACTCCTaaatataatcatatataatactatcttatatataacataatatgatattattatctaaagataatattttattattttaataaaatatattattataataatataatgttacagtataatatcttatattattattataatagaatataatataataatatattattttaatatatattaatattatagtgtatattattatgtataatataatttattatatcatattttattaaatataacatatattatcgatatttataaatatatattataaatatatattatatattataacata contains the following coding sequences:
- the LOC109505651 gene encoding non-specific lipid transfer protein GPI-anchored 26-like, which gives rise to MWRSSFLLPFLVLLLLLRIASVGSSPSYLSVCDVANLSPCRSFIMGVASKPSASCCSRLVVAIMRSPYPKCLCSVLRGGNSSVAVNEAQALALAGACELWPHPLRRCFDGSATTDSPTKYPKVISANSTRALESYCPDCRDGSIDDPSSLIPIPPP